In Fibrobacter sp. UWB15, the following proteins share a genomic window:
- a CDS encoding FISUMP domain-containing protein codes for MSTCNKKLEGTTVYVEGYQMSGIYTCSDGAWTKIADVAAYETKYENLPEFDAESERKYNALNGNDVAPPVFDQITDSRDQHVYKIVRIDGEWWFAENLDFEVGESEHYEDNVCKDKCGVGYYYDDAVHACPRGFHLSTRKEWKNLIEYVGGEDYAAIALKAEGDYWYGEARNTVGFSALPVEIDFYSENCFWTATDNVLFDISGYEVQEGSNVASQRKCSVRCVGD; via the coding sequence TTGTCAACTTGTAACAAGAAACTTGAAGGCACGACCGTTTATGTAGAAGGCTATCAAATGTCTGGCATATACACATGCTCCGATGGTGCGTGGACTAAAATAGCGGATGTCGCTGCCTATGAAACGAAATACGAAAATCTTCCCGAATTTGATGCGGAATCTGAACGCAAGTATAATGCCTTGAATGGCAATGATGTTGCTCCTCCGGTTTTCGACCAAATTACAGATTCCAGGGATCAGCATGTCTATAAGATTGTTCGAATTGATGGTGAATGGTGGTTTGCCGAGAACCTGGATTTTGAGGTGGGCGAATCTGAACACTACGAAGACAACGTATGCAAAGACAAGTGCGGTGTCGGCTATTATTATGACGATGCCGTTCATGCTTGCCCCAGAGGATTCCATTTGTCTACAAGGAAGGAATGGAAAAACTTAATCGAGTATGTCGGTGGCGAAGATTATGCGGCTATCGCCCTTAAGGCCGAAGGAGATTACTGGTATGGCGAAGCTCGTAATACGGTCGGTTTTTCGGCGTTGCCTGTAGAGATTGACTTTTATAGCGAGAATTGCTTCTGGACTGCTACGGACAATGTGCTTTTTGACATTAGTGGCTACGAAGTGCAAGAGGGCTCCAATGTTGCTAGTCAAAGAAAATGTTCTGTGCGTTGTGTGGGGGATTAA
- a CDS encoding PCMD domain-containing protein — translation MKKWNFLALMMLLGACTADYDTFNTSDYRELKEIVVAEQDGSPAIYSEQHRIEFDLVEVPDSLDTWESVTLEELDLSHFATLHLVDGDIDDFPTDSAGLDSLANKVKYSKNAIEQGETLQIPSSHVLYVVVVSESGKKSVWQLKFNIPNVEPESGSESSSSSAKSSSSAERKSSSSEKSDKSSSSESKETSSSSQKSADSSAATSSSSESDEPTSSSEGSAEAPKILSLSIAGKAAVIDEENKSIHVDDLEFRTDLTALELSAMELSEGATANVTVGESYDFGAGIQVKVTNEDESVTYSVKAGYQLPGENFNSWNKNDVTPDSIWGNANTILTTTEKKTSGSMIGAMIKTGSALTKIASGSLYTADFNPNGVGTLSMASSSTWPDGNELLDFGKPFAARPEYMEVKFSYEGKGDSCDIYILLENRTGNKNVNRKSTDVNTLVASAWFRSTKADNSGRENPDVVSVSEPDENGMRTLRLKLKYGEPLEGSPIENSSTFDTKLKSSNKAAINNGLVQGTGEEPVTHIRVVFASSADGNHYKGVSGATLIVDDLKLIY, via the coding sequence ATGAAAAAGTGGAATTTCCTTGCTTTGATGATGCTTCTTGGCGCATGTACCGCCGATTACGATACGTTTAACACTTCGGATTATCGCGAACTCAAAGAAATTGTCGTCGCCGAACAAGACGGCTCGCCGGCGATTTATTCGGAGCAACACCGCATCGAATTTGACTTGGTCGAAGTTCCCGACTCGCTTGATACATGGGAATCGGTGACACTTGAAGAACTTGATTTGAGTCATTTTGCAACGCTTCATTTGGTGGATGGCGATATCGATGATTTCCCGACGGATTCTGCGGGGCTCGATTCGCTTGCCAATAAGGTGAAGTATTCCAAGAATGCCATTGAACAAGGCGAAACACTTCAGATACCTTCTAGCCATGTACTTTATGTGGTTGTGGTTTCTGAAAGCGGTAAAAAATCTGTTTGGCAGTTAAAATTCAATATCCCGAATGTGGAACCTGAAAGTGGTTCTGAATCTAGCAGTTCTTCGGCCAAGTCCAGTAGCTCTGCAGAACGTAAATCGAGCAGTTCCGAAAAGAGCGACAAGTCCAGCAGCTCGGAGTCCAAGGAAACTTCTAGCAGCTCCCAAAAATCTGCGGATAGTTCTGCGGCCACATCAAGTTCTTCGGAATCTGACGAGCCGACTAGCTCTTCTGAAGGTAGCGCCGAAGCCCCGAAGATTTTGTCCCTTTCGATTGCCGGAAAAGCCGCTGTTATCGATGAAGAAAACAAGTCTATCCATGTGGACGATCTTGAATTCCGCACGGATTTAACCGCTCTTGAACTTTCGGCGATGGAACTTTCAGAAGGTGCTACGGCCAATGTGACGGTAGGCGAGTCTTACGATTTTGGCGCGGGTATTCAGGTCAAGGTGACGAATGAAGACGAAAGTGTCACTTATTCGGTGAAGGCGGGCTACCAGTTACCAGGCGAAAATTTCAACTCCTGGAATAAGAATGATGTCACGCCGGATTCTATTTGGGGCAACGCCAATACGATTTTGACAACCACCGAAAAGAAAACTTCGGGTTCTATGATTGGCGCAATGATTAAAACTGGTTCCGCTCTTACTAAGATTGCAAGCGGGAGCCTCTATACGGCCGACTTTAACCCCAATGGCGTGGGCACGCTTTCGATGGCCAGTTCCTCGACTTGGCCCGATGGCAATGAACTTCTGGACTTTGGCAAGCCCTTTGCGGCAAGGCCCGAATACATGGAAGTCAAGTTCAGCTATGAAGGCAAGGGCGATAGCTGCGATATCTACATTCTGCTCGAAAACCGCACCGGCAACAAGAATGTGAACCGCAAGTCCACCGATGTCAACACGCTGGTGGCTTCGGCTTGGTTCCGCTCCACTAAAGCGGATAACTCTGGCCGCGAAAATCCGGACGTCGTAAGCGTTTCGGAACCTGACGAAAATGGCATGCGCACGCTCCGCTTGAAGCTCAAGTATGGCGAACCTCTTGAAGGATCTCCCATCGAAAATTCTTCGACATTCGATACCAAGTTGAAATCTTCGAATAAGGCCGCTATCAATAACGGCCTCGTGCAGGGAACGGGCGAAGAACCCGTGACTCACATTCGCGTGGTATTCGCCTCCAGCGCCGACGGAAATCACTACAAGGGTGTATCAGGTGCTACGCTCATTGTAGATGATTTGAAATTGATTTATTAA
- the argH gene encoding argininosuccinate lyase codes for MAKTTAKKTENKAKKGTQTNMWTGRFASGMAQSMVDLSFSLQFDAELIEEDIEGSIGHGKGLVESGVLSKADYKKICDGLASILKDYKAGKNLWQESDEDIHMAVERVLTERIGALGKKIHTGRSRNDQVCTDFKLYMRHRAAEIRALEVSLMETVLDLAKKYFGKMMPGYTHLQQAQPIYFSHYLMSMFFAVSRDVKRLDNFLELHSELPLGSGAMAGSAFPYHRALVAKELGFNGVSPNSIDAVSHRDMMLEFEADLAIIANTMSRYAEDFVNWSTSEFGYLTLHDAFSSGSSMMPQKKNPDSMELIRGKSGRMLGNFSALYTLVKGAPLSYSRDLQEDKEPVFDSVHNVKVILRVMKEALESARFNFDKMHAKMLPALLATDLADLLVESGVPFRDAHHVVGSLVGEAARQGLEFTDLSDEAWASAGVPNVKQMKKTLTFEYSVSRRNIEGGTGPKSVKQQFSKAAIILKAFKK; via the coding sequence ATGGCAAAGACAACCGCAAAGAAAACTGAAAACAAAGCTAAGAAGGGCACCCAGACCAACATGTGGACCGGCCGTTTTGCTAGCGGCATGGCACAGAGCATGGTGGACCTGAGCTTTAGCTTGCAGTTTGACGCTGAACTCATCGAAGAAGACATCGAAGGCAGCATCGGCCACGGCAAGGGCCTGGTGGAATCCGGCGTGTTAAGCAAGGCCGACTACAAGAAAATTTGCGACGGACTCGCCAGCATCCTCAAGGATTACAAGGCCGGCAAGAACCTTTGGCAGGAATCTGACGAAGACATCCACATGGCCGTGGAACGCGTACTCACCGAACGCATCGGCGCGCTCGGCAAAAAGATTCACACGGGCCGCAGCCGTAACGACCAGGTTTGCACCGACTTCAAGCTTTACATGCGTCACCGCGCCGCCGAAATCCGCGCCCTCGAAGTTTCTTTAATGGAAACGGTCCTCGACCTCGCCAAAAAATATTTCGGCAAGATGATGCCGGGCTACACGCACCTGCAGCAGGCACAGCCCATCTACTTCAGCCATTACCTGATGAGCATGTTCTTTGCCGTGAGCCGCGACGTGAAGCGCCTCGACAACTTCTTGGAACTGCACAGCGAACTCCCGCTCGGTAGCGGCGCCATGGCCGGTTCCGCGTTCCCGTATCACCGCGCTTTAGTGGCAAAGGAACTCGGATTTAACGGCGTAAGCCCGAACAGCATTGACGCCGTGAGCCATCGCGACATGATGCTCGAATTCGAAGCCGACCTCGCGATTATCGCGAACACCATGAGCCGCTACGCCGAAGACTTTGTGAACTGGAGCACCAGCGAATTCGGCTACCTCACTTTGCACGATGCCTTCTCCAGCGGGTCTTCCATGATGCCGCAGAAGAAGAACCCGGACTCCATGGAACTCATCCGCGGAAAGTCCGGCCGCATGCTCGGTAACTTCAGCGCCCTCTACACGCTGGTGAAGGGTGCCCCGCTCAGCTACAGCCGCGACCTGCAAGAAGACAAGGAACCGGTTTTCGACTCCGTCCATAACGTGAAGGTGATTCTCCGCGTGATGAAAGAGGCTTTGGAAAGTGCACGCTTCAATTTCGACAAGATGCACGCGAAGATGCTGCCGGCGCTGCTGGCTACCGATCTCGCCGATCTTCTCGTCGAATCCGGCGTGCCGTTCCGCGATGCCCACCACGTGGTCGGTAGCCTAGTCGGCGAAGCCGCCCGCCAGGGCCTCGAATTCACAGACCTTAGCGACGAGGCCTGGGCCAGCGCCGGTGTTCCGAACGTGAAGCAGATGAAAAAGACGCTCACATTTGAATACAGCGTGTCCCGCCGTAACATCGAAGGCGGTACCGGTCCCAAATCCGTGAAGCAGCAGTTCAGCAAGGCTGCCATAATCCTTAAGGCCTTCAAGAAGTAA
- a CDS encoding TIGR01212 family radical SAM protein (This family includes YhcC from E. coli K-12, an uncharacterized radical SAM protein.), giving the protein MHYTPYRDLLLKIFPNYLKVRKLPLNGGMSCPNLDGTKSFSGCSYCNNRSFSPVFDQAKVSIQEQLDKFVPRLREKYPNAGILAYLQPYTNTHAPLEHLRGIIDPIIKHKEIAGLAIGTRPDCLEDEKVEYLAELNRKKPIIVEIGLQTANDLTLAAINRRHTLAEFTDAVKRCQAAELTVTTHVIVGLPGETMEDFKHTAQVVRDLKLAAVKIHPLHIVAGTVMAQDYANGEIKLLNFEEYCEAVAEMIKIIGFETAIERFSGESPSDMLIAPDWCGERDKIITTVEGILSRQ; this is encoded by the coding sequence ATGCATTACACTCCATACCGAGACTTACTGCTGAAAATTTTCCCGAATTACCTGAAGGTGCGCAAACTTCCGCTGAATGGCGGCATGAGTTGCCCGAACCTGGATGGCACCAAGAGTTTTTCGGGTTGCAGCTACTGCAATAACAGGAGTTTCAGTCCGGTATTCGACCAGGCGAAGGTATCGATTCAGGAACAGCTCGACAAGTTCGTGCCGCGCCTCCGTGAAAAGTACCCGAACGCAGGCATTTTGGCTTACTTGCAGCCGTACACGAATACGCATGCGCCGCTGGAGCACCTACGCGGAATCATCGACCCGATTATCAAGCATAAAGAAATTGCAGGCCTAGCCATCGGCACGCGCCCGGACTGCCTCGAAGACGAAAAGGTCGAATACCTCGCGGAACTCAATCGCAAGAAACCGATTATCGTAGAAATCGGCCTGCAAACCGCAAACGACTTGACGCTCGCCGCCATCAATCGCAGGCATACCCTCGCCGAATTTACCGATGCCGTCAAGCGCTGCCAGGCGGCGGAACTCACCGTTACCACGCACGTGATCGTAGGGCTCCCCGGCGAAACCATGGAAGATTTCAAGCACACCGCCCAAGTGGTGCGCGACTTGAAACTCGCCGCGGTCAAGATTCACCCGCTGCACATCGTGGCGGGCACCGTCATGGCGCAGGATTACGCCAACGGCGAAATCAAACTCCTGAATTTTGAAGAATACTGCGAAGCGGTCGCCGAGATGATCAAGATTATCGGCTTCGAAACCGCCATCGAGCGATTTAGCGGCGAAAGCCCGAGCGACATGCTCATCGCCCCCGACTGGTGTGGCGAAAGGGACAAAATTATCACGACTGTAGAAGGAATTTTGAGTAGGCAGTAG
- a CDS encoding FISUMP domain-containing protein, producing MNKKIMGLAIMAVLILACDDSSNADNTASESGLVDTDISKTHGAGTVVDTALPACENKSQDSLNDVSSESWIPLDTVAWQSSDTVCFYNEFPYKDTICCFGERGTWLQRDENGKYINVSGDYSVGFDSDTLAAMVEPSSVKKCLASIGNEQYKGLEIGPQIWLSENAKGEGRCLNDDEENCKLFGTLMPYDKAKEACSGEYRLPSSNDVSRLLFSVGMVRERAFTKDVCGELPSETSYVNVPLFAESRDSLNGTNAYGFTFLVDGGIYEKKFDGKGLAYSMDRTCFFLLSDESSDYRKAFCYDVYKKKASVTSLEKDAEVYARCIMK from the coding sequence ATGAATAAAAAAATCATGGGTCTCGCCATAATGGCTGTTTTGATTCTCGCATGCGATGATTCGTCGAATGCAGATAATACTGCTTCCGAGTCTGGATTGGTTGATACCGATATTTCAAAAACGCACGGTGCTGGTACTGTGGTTGATACTGCATTACCGGCATGTGAAAATAAATCGCAAGATTCATTGAACGATGTGTCTTCTGAATCCTGGATACCTCTTGATACAGTTGCATGGCAATCATCGGATACCGTGTGCTTTTATAATGAATTCCCATATAAGGATACCATTTGCTGCTTTGGAGAACGTGGAACGTGGCTACAACGTGATGAAAATGGGAAATATATAAATGTGAGTGGGGACTATTCCGTTGGTTTTGATTCCGACACTCTTGCAGCCATGGTGGAGCCATCTTCGGTTAAGAAATGTCTGGCGAGCATTGGCAATGAGCAATATAAAGGTCTTGAAATAGGTCCGCAAATTTGGCTTTCGGAAAATGCTAAGGGTGAGGGGCGTTGCCTGAATGACGATGAGGAAAATTGCAAGTTGTTCGGAACGCTGATGCCTTACGATAAGGCAAAGGAAGCTTGCTCTGGGGAGTATCGTTTGCCCTCCTCGAATGATGTCAGTCGGCTGCTTTTCTCTGTGGGAATGGTAAGGGAAAGAGCGTTCACCAAGGATGTGTGCGGAGAACTTCCTAGTGAAACGAGCTATGTCAATGTTCCTTTGTTCGCGGAGTCGCGAGATTCCTTGAATGGTACAAATGCATACGGATTCACCTTCTTGGTGGATGGTGGAATATATGAAAAAAAATTTGATGGAAAGGGACTAGCCTATTCTATGGATAGAACATGTTTCTTTTTGCTATCCGATGAAAGTTCTGATTACCGAAAAGCTTTTTGCTATGATGTCTATAAGAAAAAGGCGAGTGTTACATCCCTTGAAAAGGATGCCGAGGTGTATGCACGATGCATCATGAAGTAA
- a CDS encoding NCS2 family permease: MQENKKKTFMYKADRELKKEFFFLDKFFKLSDNLTNIHTEFFAGLITFMTMAYILAVNPEILSAAGMPKGGVFIATVIAAAVGSALMGFVAKYPFALAPGLGINAFFAYTVVLSMGYSWQFALLAVFIEGILFLILSIVSVREKIFNSIPLSLKSGVAVGIGIFIAFIALQGGKIVVANNSTIVSLINFHMVDMHTSGIWAILTLVGIIITSAFLIKEIRGAILLGIFATWLLGIVTEFAGIYVPNPEAGFHSVIPQFGDYLQTLDRSFREFGITCGALFHPESWTLTRGDAIVGQGFSLIKSLDFFVVIFAFFFVDLFDTLGTLIGVSFRGGFLKEDGKLPRISQALSCDAIATSIGAICGTSTTTTYVESAAGVTYGGKTGLTAVSVALFFLLSLLFAPVFMAIPGFATAPALIMVAYFMMTSITKIDWTNPKESIPAFICMIAMPLTYSISDGIMFGVISYTLINALTGMIKNVHWVMIVLTVIFLLKYALM; the protein is encoded by the coding sequence ATGCAAGAGAACAAGAAAAAGACATTCATGTACAAGGCCGATCGTGAACTCAAGAAAGAATTTTTCTTTCTCGACAAATTCTTCAAGTTGAGTGACAACCTGACCAACATCCACACCGAATTTTTCGCTGGTCTCATAACCTTCATGACCATGGCCTACATTCTGGCGGTGAACCCCGAAATTCTTTCGGCCGCAGGAATGCCCAAGGGCGGCGTCTTCATCGCCACCGTCATCGCGGCCGCCGTCGGTTCTGCCCTCATGGGCTTTGTCGCGAAATACCCCTTTGCACTTGCCCCTGGCCTTGGCATAAACGCCTTCTTTGCCTACACCGTGGTGCTAAGCATGGGCTACAGCTGGCAATTCGCCTTGCTCGCCGTCTTTATCGAAGGCATTTTGTTCTTAATCCTTTCAATCGTTTCTGTCCGCGAAAAAATCTTTAACAGCATTCCCCTTTCGCTCAAATCGGGCGTTGCTGTCGGCATCGGCATATTCATCGCCTTTATCGCCTTGCAGGGCGGTAAAATCGTCGTCGCCAACAATTCCACCATCGTAAGCCTCATCAACTTCCACATGGTCGACATGCACACGAGCGGCATCTGGGCGATTCTTACCCTGGTGGGCATTATCATTACTTCGGCCTTCTTGATCAAAGAAATTCGCGGTGCCATTCTGCTTGGAATTTTTGCGACATGGTTGCTAGGCATTGTCACCGAATTTGCAGGCATCTACGTTCCGAATCCCGAAGCCGGATTTCATTCCGTAATTCCGCAGTTCGGCGATTACCTGCAGACTTTGGACCGTTCCTTCCGCGAATTCGGAATCACCTGCGGAGCGCTTTTCCATCCGGAATCCTGGACACTCACCCGAGGCGATGCTATTGTCGGCCAAGGATTTTCGCTCATCAAGTCGCTCGATTTCTTTGTCGTGATTTTCGCTTTCTTCTTTGTAGACCTGTTCGATACGCTGGGCACTCTGATTGGAGTTTCGTTCCGTGGCGGGTTCCTGAAAGAAGACGGCAAGCTCCCCCGCATTTCTCAGGCGCTTAGCTGCGACGCAATCGCCACCTCGATCGGAGCCATTTGCGGAACATCGACTACGACCACTTACGTGGAAAGCGCCGCCGGCGTCACCTACGGTGGAAAGACGGGCCTTACCGCCGTCTCGGTCGCATTATTCTTCTTGCTTTCGCTCCTTTTTGCGCCAGTCTTCATGGCGATTCCGGGTTTTGCAACAGCCCCCGCGCTCATCATGGTCGCCTATTTCATGATGACCTCCATCACCAAAATTGACTGGACCAATCCGAAAGAATCGATACCCGCCTTTATCTGCATGATTGCCATGCCGCTGACCTATTCCATTTCGGACGGCATCATGTTCGGCGTGATTTCTTACACCTTAATAAACGCTCTCACCGGCATGATCAAGAATGTACACTGGGTCATGATTGTGCTCACCGTGATATTCTTGCTCAAGTACGCTTTGATGTAG